In the genome of Salana multivorans, the window GCTCGGCGAGCAGGATGCCCCAGCCGTTGAGGTTGTTGAAGCCGAGGGTCAGCAGCACGATCGCCGCGCCGATGAGCATCGAGGCGACGACGTCGATCGTGATGTCGGGGTTGCCCCGGTCCGAGCGCAGCTTGAAGCTGAGCACGAACACCACGACCGCGAGACCCAGCGTGATGAGGAAGATCGGCCGCCAGCCGACCAGCGTGCCGAGCGTGCCACCGATCAGGAAGGCGCTCATCCCGGAGAACGCCCGGGCCGAGCCGAGCGAGCCGACCGCCGTCGCTTGCTGACCACCCCGGTAGTTCTCGGCGATGAGGGCGACGAGGGCCGGGACGATGATGGCCGCGGCGGAGCCCGCGAGCGCCTGCCCCGCGATGGCCCAGCCGATCGATCGGGCGAACACCATGAGGAGCGAGGACGCGGCGAAGACGACGAGGACGACGCGGAAGATGAGCACCCAGCCGACTCGCTGCCCGAGCTTCGCACCCGTCATGACGAGGGCGGCGACCGCCAGGCCGTAGACGACGATCGTCGAGCTGGCGACGGTCGGCGCGACGCCGAAGTCGGCGACCATCCCGCCGAGGGAGATCGGCAGGGCGGAGACGTTGAACGACATGAGGACCTGGGCGAGGAACAGGCCGATCATCGGCACCCAGGACCGGCGCTCGTCGGCCTCCGCGCCGTCAGCGGTGATCCCGGCGGCGGGGCGGGCGGTCTCAGACATGGGGGGTCTCCTGTTCGGACGCGGACCAGCGGGAGGAGGCGAAGAGGTTGAGCCCGAGGGCCCGGGACAGGTACGCGCAGGCCCGCTGGCCGCGAACGCTGTTGCCCGCGGCGTCGAGCCGGGGCGAGTAGGCACCGAGCGCGCCCTTGCCCGGCGCGACGGCGACGATCCCGCCGGAGACGCCGGACTTCGCCGGCAGCCCGATCTCGAACAGCCAGTCGCCGGAACGTTCGTAGAGACCGCACGAGGCGAGCACGGCCAGCGTGTCGCGGCAGACCTCGGCCGAGACGACCTGCTCGCCGGTCACGGGGTTCGTGCCGCCGTCGGCGAGCGTGGCGCCCATGACCGCGAGATCGTGCGCGGTCACGGCCAGGGCGCACTGCCGGGTGTAGACGTCGACGGTCTCGAGCGGGTCGACGTCCAGCCGGTCGTAGCTCTGCAGCAGCTTGGCGATGGCCCGGTTGCGCTGGTTCGTCTCCGCCTCCGAGACGTAGACGGTCTCGTCCAGCTCGAGATCCCGGCCCGCGAAGCGCGACAGCCCGTCCCGCACGCGCTCCCACCGCTCCTCGGCCGACGCGGCCGGAAGGAGCGCCGTCGTCGCGATGGCCCCGGCGTTGACCATCGGGTTCGACGGGCTGCCGGCGTTCAGCTCCAGCGCGATCACCGAGTTGAACGGTAGGCCGGTGTTGTTCACCCCCACCCGCTCGCGCACGGCCCGGTGCCCCAGCTCCTCGCACACGAGCGCGAGGACGAACGCCTTCGAGATCGACTGGATCGAGAACGCGACGTCGGTGTCGCCAGCCTCGTGGCGCTCGCCGTCCACGCCGACGACGGCGAGGCCGAACCGACGCGGGTCGGCCTCCGCCAGCACCGGGATGTAGTCGGCGACCGCGCCGTCGTCGACGCCGGCGTAGCGCTCGTGGGCCAGGCGGACGAGCTCGTCGACCGTCCGTCCGGGCGGCAGGGCGCCGGTCGACGCCCGCTGCGCGATGCTGAGCACGTCTTCGTCGAACATGCGCCTTCTCGTTCCTCCGGCGCTCGTCCGGCGAGCGTCCGACTCCGTTGCCCCGACGCCGCGATCGTACGACCGGCGGCGCCTGCGCGCCCGTCGAACGGTGGTCAGCCGGGCGGCGGGCGCGGCTCAGCCGGTACGCGTCTGCAGCAGCTCGTTGATCCGGGCCGTCAGCTCGTGGTCGACGGGCACGGCGACCCCGTCGACCGCGTTGACCGGGGCTGCGAGCCGCACGCTCGACATGAGCCAGGCGGCGTCGGCCGCCGCGAGCTCGGGAACGCGCACGTCCCGCTCCTCGCCGCGCAGGCCGAGGTCGTCCAGCGACGCGAACAGGTCCTCCTG includes:
- the glsA gene encoding glutaminase A, which encodes MFDEDVLSIAQRASTGALPPGRTVDELVRLAHERYAGVDDGAVADYIPVLAEADPRRFGLAVVGVDGERHEAGDTDVAFSIQSISKAFVLALVCEELGHRAVRERVGVNNTGLPFNSVIALELNAGSPSNPMVNAGAIATTALLPAASAEERWERVRDGLSRFAGRDLELDETVYVSEAETNQRNRAIAKLLQSYDRLDVDPLETVDVYTRQCALAVTAHDLAVMGATLADGGTNPVTGEQVVSAEVCRDTLAVLASCGLYERSGDWLFEIGLPAKSGVSGGIVAVAPGKGALGAYSPRLDAAGNSVRGQRACAYLSRALGLNLFASSRWSASEQETPHV